A genomic window from Chitinophaga pollutisoli includes:
- a CDS encoding BT_3987 domain-containing protein yields the protein MKKTFSFIIVATVAGTFLAGCLKDDDNYIDYTEAPPAVQFLYAKHDGTRVIEAFDLAAEPQTMNLNVSLASNGPLSGAASAKVNLIANAAEQYNTAHGTEYEQLPANTYSIPQHTVSIPAGQTSVNFQVKIQSDKIDLAKKWMIGFQLADGSGAVVPANFGKIFIEVVIKNDWHGTYRAVGTFLHPSAGPRAISEDKELITTGPRSVMAPLGDLGGANYYMIMTINADNSVTITPAGVTPNVDQSWGPNFYDPVKKEFHLNYSYNVAAPRIVDEVLTFSSR from the coding sequence ATGAAAAAGACCTTTTCTTTTATAATAGTAGCCACCGTGGCAGGTACGTTCCTGGCCGGTTGCCTCAAGGACGATGATAATTACATCGATTATACCGAAGCGCCTCCCGCCGTTCAATTTCTTTATGCCAAGCACGACGGTACCCGCGTTATCGAGGCATTTGACCTGGCGGCGGAACCGCAAACGATGAACCTCAACGTTTCGCTGGCGTCTAACGGGCCTTTGAGCGGGGCGGCTTCAGCTAAAGTGAACCTCATCGCCAATGCGGCGGAACAGTATAATACGGCGCATGGCACCGAATATGAACAACTTCCGGCTAACACGTATTCCATACCGCAGCATACGGTGTCTATTCCCGCAGGGCAAACGTCGGTGAATTTCCAGGTGAAAATTCAGTCCGATAAAATCGATCTGGCCAAGAAATGGATGATCGGTTTCCAGCTGGCGGATGGAAGCGGGGCTGTTGTGCCGGCCAATTTCGGGAAGATTTTCATCGAAGTTGTGATCAAAAACGACTGGCATGGCACTTACCGTGCGGTGGGTACTTTCCTGCACCCGAGCGCCGGCCCCCGGGCCATCAGCGAAGACAAAGAGCTGATTACCACTGGTCCGCGTTCTGTAATGGCGCCACTGGGCGACCTGGGAGGGGCAAATTATTATATGATTATGACCATCAATGCGGACAATTCGGTAACAATCACTCCGGCGGGCGTAACACCCAATGTGGACCAGAGCTGGGGGCCTAATTTCTACGATCCCGTTAAGAAGGAATTCCACCTGAATTACTCCTATAACGTGGCCGCACCGCGCATTGTGGACGAAGTATTAACCTTCTCTTCGCGGTAA
- the trpS gene encoding tryptophan--tRNA ligase: protein MAKEKEIVVSGIRSTGILHLGNYFGAIRNYIRMQEEFNCYFFVADWHALTTHPDPTSLRGNVYRVLAENIASGLDPEKVTLYVQSDIPEIAELYLLLNMMAYKGELEKVPTFKDKVRQNPDNVNAGLLTYPVLMSADILIHRAVKVPVGKDQEQHLEMSRNFAQRFNNRYGELFPEPYPFNYGDDLVRIMSLDGNGKMSKSENENSTLYLNDSDDAIRNKIKKAKTDSGPQEANSAKPDYIENLFTLMKLVSAPDTVQFFDAAFNNCNIRYGDMKKQLAEDMVNFIRPIREKAEAIQQDHEYLHRIMRQGAEKSRESAAATLKEARRLMGINFY, encoded by the coding sequence ATGGCTAAGGAAAAAGAAATCGTAGTGAGCGGCATCCGCTCTACCGGCATTTTGCACCTCGGTAACTATTTTGGTGCCATCCGCAATTATATCCGGATGCAGGAAGAATTCAACTGTTATTTTTTCGTGGCCGACTGGCATGCGCTGACCACCCATCCGGATCCCACCAGCCTCCGCGGCAACGTGTACCGGGTACTGGCGGAAAACATCGCATCCGGCCTTGATCCCGAAAAAGTAACATTGTACGTGCAGAGCGATATCCCCGAGATCGCGGAGCTTTACCTGCTGCTCAATATGATGGCTTATAAAGGTGAACTGGAAAAAGTACCGACCTTCAAGGACAAGGTGCGCCAGAATCCCGACAACGTGAACGCCGGCCTGCTCACGTACCCCGTTCTCATGTCTGCCGACATCCTCATCCACCGCGCCGTGAAAGTGCCCGTGGGCAAAGACCAGGAACAACACCTGGAAATGAGCCGCAACTTCGCGCAGCGCTTCAATAACCGCTATGGCGAACTCTTCCCCGAACCGTACCCGTTCAATTACGGCGACGATCTCGTGCGTATCATGAGCCTCGACGGTAACGGGAAAATGAGCAAAAGCGAGAATGAGAACTCCACGCTCTATCTTAACGACAGCGACGATGCCATCCGCAACAAGATCAAAAAAGCCAAAACAGACAGCGGTCCGCAGGAAGCCAATTCCGCGAAACCCGACTATATCGAAAACCTTTTCACGCTGATGAAACTGGTGTCTGCACCGGATACCGTTCAGTTTTTCGATGCGGCGTTCAATAATTGCAACATCCGCTATGGCGATATGAAGAAGCAGCTGGCGGAAGATATGGTGAATTTCATCCGCCCGATCCGCGAGAAGGCCGAGGCGATCCAGCAGGACCATGAATACCTGCACCGGATCATGCGCCAGGGCGCCGAGAAGTCGCGGGAGTCCGCTGCGGCAACGCTGAAAGAAGCGCGCCGCCTGATGGGCATCAATTTCTATTGA
- a CDS encoding helix-hairpin-helix domain-containing protein: MEPKRKRGGLVELYRNCLIRIVLPAVWCWPGVCFAQQEESQHNAEWQELQAETDPESFRENDEQWTLLQRYLRRPLDLNSASAEELQELGLLQPGQIQQLLDHRKRLGPLAAIYELQAVQGFDLPLIRKLLPYVMAGHGFAEQVPFRRIWTEGQHTLQLRYSRTWAGRGASFFPAPDKPPAYAGSLDKAVLRYRYAMGRHGGWGLVLEKDAGEAWLRKGTPLPDHIGFHWAVRRPGLLKCLVVGDYTINVGQGLMQWHGMAPGKSSSVMQFKREGEAARPYAGAGEFYFYRGLAGTLALRKSELTAWLSVRQLDGRLKLLDEESAAMGGTLLPAGYHRTASELEARGNVRQHTAGAIWKRRWAAGHVGVNVQGHRFAVPLQRGTALYQLFRFADDRLLEAGVDHAFTWRNVHFFGEVVRSSAGGWAFMQGGMAALSPAMDAGWVWRSGEPGFAGLYGAPFGVTGTAANERGCYGALQVKVKPNWLLSGYVDMFGFPWLRYRVGAPSVGSDVLLAVHWNPARHATVHGSYRFMERMQDKLREGHNVISPASYGRHQFQLRWELPLTPAVTWRVRAQSQVLESGPGWIAMQQWNWRQGRWKGSWSHAWYDGPPGEGMYLSGLGFPGDGTVNRFSGTGGYVRMQIQRSIAERWNAWFSWQYAGSRTVPQTIQEWRNGMLPEARSTIQLQLQYEWGE, from the coding sequence ATGGAACCGAAGCGGAAGCGGGGCGGGTTGGTGGAGTTGTATCGAAATTGTTTGATAAGGATAGTGCTGCCTGCAGTTTGGTGTTGGCCAGGTGTGTGTTTCGCACAGCAGGAGGAGTCACAGCATAACGCCGAATGGCAGGAGCTGCAGGCGGAAACGGATCCGGAAAGTTTTCGCGAGAATGATGAGCAATGGACATTACTGCAGCGTTACCTGCGCCGTCCGCTGGATCTCAATAGTGCATCCGCGGAGGAGTTACAGGAACTGGGACTGCTGCAGCCAGGCCAGATACAACAATTACTTGATCACAGGAAGCGCCTGGGGCCATTGGCCGCAATCTATGAATTGCAAGCCGTGCAAGGGTTTGATCTTCCACTCATCCGGAAGTTGTTGCCTTATGTGATGGCAGGGCATGGATTTGCGGAGCAAGTACCCTTTCGCCGTATCTGGACTGAAGGGCAGCATACCTTGCAATTGCGATATTCCAGGACTTGGGCGGGGCGGGGAGCCTCGTTTTTTCCGGCGCCTGATAAGCCACCAGCATACGCCGGCAGCCTGGATAAAGCGGTGCTGCGTTATCGGTATGCAATGGGCAGGCATGGCGGTTGGGGGCTGGTGCTGGAGAAGGACGCCGGAGAAGCGTGGCTGCGGAAAGGAACGCCGCTTCCTGATCATATCGGATTTCATTGGGCGGTGAGGCGGCCGGGATTACTGAAGTGCCTGGTGGTGGGGGATTATACGATCAATGTAGGACAGGGTCTGATGCAATGGCATGGGATGGCGCCGGGGAAGAGCTCTTCAGTCATGCAATTCAAACGGGAAGGTGAAGCCGCCAGACCGTATGCGGGTGCCGGTGAGTTTTATTTCTACAGGGGGCTTGCAGGTACATTGGCGTTACGGAAATCGGAGCTGACGGCCTGGCTATCGGTTCGTCAGCTGGATGGCAGGTTGAAACTGCTGGATGAGGAAAGTGCCGCAATGGGCGGGACGTTGTTGCCGGCAGGTTATCACAGGACGGCGTCGGAATTGGAGGCCAGAGGGAACGTTCGGCAACATACGGCGGGCGCGATATGGAAGCGCCGGTGGGCAGCGGGGCACGTGGGAGTGAATGTGCAAGGGCATCGGTTTGCTGTTCCATTGCAGCGGGGGACTGCTTTGTACCAGTTGTTCAGGTTTGCGGATGATCGTTTATTGGAAGCAGGTGTGGATCATGCTTTCACGTGGAGGAACGTTCACTTTTTCGGTGAAGTGGTGAGGAGCAGCGCAGGTGGATGGGCATTTATGCAGGGTGGCATGGCGGCATTGTCGCCGGCGATGGATGCAGGATGGGTCTGGCGGTCGGGGGAACCGGGGTTCGCCGGGTTGTACGGTGCGCCGTTTGGTGTTACCGGTACGGCGGCAAATGAGCGGGGGTGCTACGGCGCATTGCAGGTAAAAGTAAAACCCAATTGGTTGTTGTCCGGGTATGTGGATATGTTTGGTTTTCCCTGGTTGCGCTACCGTGTAGGGGCACCTTCGGTGGGATCGGATGTGTTGTTGGCCGTACATTGGAATCCCGCGCGGCATGCCACGGTACACGGAAGTTACAGGTTCATGGAACGAATGCAGGATAAACTTCGGGAGGGGCACAATGTTATATCGCCGGCCAGCTATGGAAGGCACCAATTCCAGTTACGTTGGGAGTTACCTTTGACACCTGCGGTTACCTGGCGTGTGAGAGCGCAAAGCCAGGTATTGGAAAGTGGTCCAGGTTGGATAGCGATGCAGCAATGGAACTGGAGGCAGGGTAGATGGAAGGGGAGTTGGAGTCACGCCTGGTACGATGGGCCACCTGGGGAAGGTATGTATTTGTCGGGGCTCGGATTTCCGGGTGATGGTACCGTCAATCGTTTTAGTGGAACAGGAGGATATGTAAGAATGCAGATCCAGCGATCAATTGCAGAAAGGTGGAATGCGTGGTTCAGTTGGCAGTATGCTGGAAGCCGCACTGTTCCGCAAACGATACAGGAGTGGAGAAACGGGATGCTTCCGGAGGCCAGGAGTACGATTCAACTGCAATTGCAATATGAATGGGGCGAGTGA
- a CDS encoding deoxynucleoside kinase, whose product MAKNKVKHIAVAGNIGAGKTTLTEMLSKHYKWIPQFEDVEHNPYLSDFYDDMPRWSFNLQVYFLHSRLKQLVDIQHGKETVIQDRTIYEDAHIFAPNLYEMGLMTKRDFDNYFNFFETLKSMVKPPDLLIYLQASVPTLVAQIQKRGREYEENIRLDYLKRLNEYYNSWIEKYKDGPLLIIDVDKNKFPEKEEDLGEIISRVDSELYGLF is encoded by the coding sequence ATGGCAAAGAATAAAGTCAAACATATCGCGGTAGCGGGCAATATCGGCGCCGGAAAAACCACGCTCACCGAGATGCTGTCGAAGCACTATAAATGGATTCCGCAGTTCGAGGACGTGGAGCATAATCCGTACCTGAGCGATTTTTACGATGATATGCCCCGCTGGTCGTTCAATCTGCAGGTGTATTTCCTGCACAGCCGCCTCAAGCAGCTGGTGGATATCCAGCATGGTAAGGAGACAGTGATACAGGACCGCACCATTTATGAAGATGCGCATATTTTCGCGCCCAACCTGTATGAGATGGGGCTGATGACAAAGCGCGACTTCGACAATTATTTCAATTTCTTCGAGACGCTGAAATCGATGGTCAAACCGCCGGATTTGCTGATTTACCTGCAGGCGTCCGTGCCTACGCTGGTAGCGCAGATCCAGAAACGGGGCCGTGAGTATGAAGAAAACATCCGGCTCGACTATCTGAAGCGGCTAAACGAATATTACAACAGCTGGATCGAGAAATATAAGGATGGTCCCTTGCTGATCATCGATGTTGACAAAAATAAGTTCCCTGAAAAGGAAGAAGATCTCGGTGAAATTATTTCCCGTGTAGATTCAGAGCTGTACGGGCTTTTCTAG
- a CDS encoding SusD/RagB family nutrient-binding outer membrane lipoprotein: MKKITFQILLSVVFLAVGCKKDWLDVNTTPNDARDATPQAVLSTALSGTGNLVVNTYQTYGAWTVGYWAKTNVVSGYNTYRTYNYTSATEQGIWNQSYNNLMDYEFVEKKALELKNHEYYIAMAKIMKAYVFQQVVDQYGNIPYAQALKGKSNLTPTYDDAKVIYEDLVKQLDEARKLLIETNPDNTIHVGEEDIMFHGDLMKWRQFANTVKLRILMRQSSVPDRKAYVMPLLTALSANTDGFIGEDAAVNPGYLKTEGKQNPFWNRYYLDAADGEATEHKYVGPTKYGISKVDHERGVAIFGTASPAGIDLGDLNPPNHTPFGQATIFKSHNQDAILFQLSEVKFLQAEAVEVLGVNFGDARMLYEEGVAESFYFMMLSSDITADWFAGTYGVDPTRANVEKELVVPYLESEEVDIDWDDSPNKLRAIHTQKWISMYLINSLEAWNEVRRTGFPVIPVSLEAVRPGILPVRLLYPQTEEAYNGANVSKQGKIDQFTSKLFWDVN; this comes from the coding sequence ATGAAGAAAATAACTTTCCAGATATTGTTGAGTGTGGTATTCCTGGCTGTCGGTTGCAAAAAAGACTGGCTGGATGTCAACACCACTCCTAACGACGCCCGCGACGCCACGCCCCAGGCCGTCCTTTCCACGGCGCTCTCCGGCACCGGCAACCTCGTTGTGAATACCTACCAAACCTACGGCGCCTGGACAGTAGGTTATTGGGCCAAAACCAATGTGGTAAGCGGTTACAACACTTACCGCACCTACAACTATACCAGCGCTACCGAACAGGGCATCTGGAATCAGTCGTACAACAACCTCATGGATTATGAATTTGTGGAGAAGAAAGCTCTCGAGCTGAAGAACCATGAGTATTACATCGCGATGGCTAAAATCATGAAGGCCTACGTTTTCCAGCAAGTAGTCGACCAGTATGGAAACATCCCATACGCCCAGGCGCTCAAAGGAAAATCCAACCTCACGCCCACGTACGACGACGCCAAAGTGATCTATGAGGACCTGGTCAAGCAACTCGATGAAGCGCGGAAACTGTTGATAGAAACCAATCCGGACAATACCATTCATGTAGGTGAAGAAGATATCATGTTCCATGGCGATCTCATGAAATGGCGGCAGTTCGCCAACACGGTGAAACTCCGCATCCTCATGCGGCAGTCTTCCGTTCCCGACCGCAAAGCCTACGTCATGCCGCTGCTCACCGCGCTTTCCGCCAATACCGATGGGTTTATCGGGGAAGATGCCGCAGTGAATCCCGGCTACCTGAAAACTGAAGGCAAACAAAATCCTTTCTGGAACCGGTATTATCTCGACGCGGCCGATGGTGAAGCCACGGAACACAAATACGTCGGCCCTACCAAATACGGCATCTCCAAAGTGGATCACGAAAGAGGCGTTGCGATCTTCGGAACGGCTTCCCCGGCCGGCATCGACCTGGGTGACCTGAATCCGCCGAACCATACGCCTTTCGGGCAGGCTACCATCTTCAAAAGCCATAACCAGGACGCGATCCTGTTCCAGCTGTCGGAAGTGAAATTTCTGCAGGCCGAAGCCGTGGAAGTGCTGGGCGTGAATTTCGGAGATGCGCGGATGCTGTATGAAGAAGGTGTCGCTGAAAGTTTCTATTTCATGATGTTGTCTTCCGATATCACGGCAGACTGGTTTGCCGGAACGTATGGGGTGGATCCTACGCGCGCGAATGTGGAAAAGGAACTGGTAGTTCCCTACCTGGAAAGCGAGGAAGTGGATATTGATTGGGATGATTCGCCGAACAAGCTACGCGCTATTCATACCCAAAAGTGGATTTCCATGTATCTCATCAATTCCCTCGAAGCCTGGAACGAGGTCCGCCGCACGGGATTTCCGGTAATTCCCGTGTCGCTGGAAGCGGTTCGTCCAGGCATTTTGCCGGTGAGACTGCTTTATCCGCAAACCGAAGAAGCCTACAATGGCGCAAATGTTTCCAAACAGGGTAAGATCGATCAATTCACCAGTAAACTTTTCTGGGACGTAAACTAA
- a CDS encoding SusC/RagA family TonB-linked outer membrane protein → MKKALLFLAMLMVSGNLAYAQQRQITGRVTGEDGSPIPYASIQIKGTTKGTTADQFGNYKIQVSEKDVLLIRSVGYNTLEKAVGAATNLPVILILDSRSLQEVVITTAMGIQRQAKSVGYSVGKVKSADLVTAKATTVASSLVAKVSGLQVNTINNSANPQTRIILRGNRSLTGQNQALIVLDGVEIPNSQFNSINPEDVEDVNVLKGANASALYGSRASNGAIVITTKRAQKGKPVVSLSNSTQFEEISFFPSLQDKFGTGSTKSPIPVYNAFENQQYGPAYDGSEVEIGKPLEDGSVQKVKYSPNRDRYNFWNTGLTLQNNLSVSTADDKSTFYASIQNQKVNGVVPKDKFGRNGLRVNASRTFGKVTASTNISYTQNTADIHTNGGGLEESVYWMVMNTAAHIPLTRYKNWKTDKFSNPNGYYNEYYYNPYFIIDQFRTDSKTDNLIGNFTLSYKPAEWLSLMGRVSTSTQNSFWQDRADKFTYTPYTTEISSSKVKAEITNGFFQDNTANYVLNQYDFMATAQKNFNDFDLRVVLGNNIRQERGGMNFIRANALVNPGFFNVDNRVGELEGENEKTIIREHSQYIDASLGYKDFAFIHGSYRRDHISRLSKKNRNFGYPGVDVSFVASEALPFLKGNRTINYLKLFAGYSEVGQANIGPHMLDEIYVRGDGFPFGSTVGFTLGNTAVSDDLRPERVKSKEAGVEMGFIDGRISLQFTYYDQLSLDQTITAGLSNSTGYSGYLINSGKVSNKGYEIDLKLLPLRSADFRWEIGLNYANRDNKVIEISADLTELALTTAAGNAYVAAIPGQPYPMLKSTVYEKHNGKIIVDAETGMPSRASGYFLVGNTNPRHIVGINTNFQWKSLRFTALAEHRSGYSVYHDIGSDLDFTGASAVSASYNRERFIFPNSVYESPAGSGKYVDNNNVLVMDGNYDFWPESAYRTSIGENYVTSGAFWKLREVSLSYDLPENLLARIKFIKRVSVGLTGRNLVTWLPRSNQYTDPEFNFTAGNAVGMNDYRQTPPTRMYGFNVSVNF, encoded by the coding sequence ATGAAAAAGGCTTTACTTTTTCTCGCCATGCTTATGGTGAGTGGTAACCTGGCTTATGCCCAACAACGCCAGATTACCGGTAGGGTAACAGGTGAAGACGGTTCACCCATACCATACGCCTCCATCCAGATCAAAGGCACCACAAAAGGTACCACCGCTGATCAATTTGGGAATTACAAAATTCAGGTCTCGGAAAAAGATGTGCTCCTCATCCGCAGCGTAGGGTATAACACCCTCGAAAAAGCAGTGGGTGCCGCAACCAACTTGCCCGTTATCCTCATCCTCGACTCACGGAGCCTCCAGGAAGTCGTGATTACCACTGCCATGGGCATCCAACGACAGGCGAAATCCGTTGGCTACTCCGTCGGGAAGGTGAAAAGCGCCGACCTCGTAACCGCCAAAGCCACCACCGTAGCCTCGTCCCTCGTGGCCAAAGTGTCCGGCTTGCAGGTCAACACCATCAACAACTCCGCCAACCCCCAAACCCGTATCATCCTCCGCGGCAACCGCTCGCTGACCGGACAAAACCAGGCCCTCATCGTTCTCGATGGCGTGGAAATCCCTAACAGCCAGTTCAACTCTATCAACCCCGAAGACGTGGAAGACGTCAACGTCCTCAAAGGCGCAAACGCTTCCGCCCTCTACGGATCCCGCGCCTCTAACGGCGCCATCGTCATCACCACCAAACGCGCCCAGAAAGGAAAACCCGTAGTGTCGCTCTCCAACTCCACGCAGTTCGAAGAAATCAGCTTCTTCCCTTCGCTGCAGGATAAATTCGGCACCGGCTCCACCAAATCACCCATCCCCGTGTACAACGCGTTCGAAAACCAACAGTATGGCCCCGCCTACGATGGTTCGGAAGTGGAAATCGGGAAACCCCTCGAAGACGGATCCGTCCAGAAAGTGAAATACTCCCCCAACCGCGACCGCTACAACTTCTGGAACACCGGCCTCACGCTGCAAAACAACCTTTCCGTTTCCACCGCCGACGACAAATCCACCTTCTACGCATCCATCCAAAACCAGAAAGTGAACGGCGTCGTACCCAAAGACAAATTCGGCAGAAACGGCCTGCGCGTCAATGCCAGCCGGACATTCGGCAAAGTGACCGCCAGCACCAACATCAGCTACACCCAAAACACCGCCGATATTCACACCAACGGCGGCGGCCTGGAGGAATCCGTGTACTGGATGGTGATGAATACCGCCGCGCACATCCCGCTCACCCGCTATAAAAACTGGAAAACGGACAAGTTCTCCAATCCCAACGGGTACTACAACGAATACTATTACAACCCGTATTTCATCATCGACCAGTTCCGTACCGATTCCAAAACAGACAACCTCATCGGGAATTTCACGCTGTCCTACAAACCGGCGGAATGGCTGTCCCTCATGGGCCGTGTGTCCACATCCACCCAAAATTCCTTCTGGCAGGACCGTGCGGATAAATTCACCTACACGCCTTACACCACCGAAATTTCTTCGAGTAAGGTGAAAGCGGAAATCACCAACGGCTTTTTCCAGGATAACACCGCCAATTACGTGCTCAATCAATACGATTTCATGGCCACCGCGCAGAAGAATTTCAACGATTTCGACTTGCGCGTGGTGCTGGGGAACAACATCCGGCAGGAACGGGGCGGCATGAACTTCATCCGCGCCAACGCACTGGTGAACCCCGGTTTCTTCAACGTCGACAACCGGGTGGGCGAACTGGAAGGCGAAAACGAGAAAACCATCATACGCGAACATTCGCAGTATATCGACGCTTCGCTGGGATACAAGGATTTCGCCTTTATCCACGGTAGCTACCGCCGCGACCACATTTCGCGGCTTTCCAAAAAGAACCGCAATTTCGGATACCCCGGCGTGGATGTGTCGTTCGTGGCGTCTGAAGCATTGCCTTTCCTGAAAGGCAACAGGACCATCAATTACCTGAAACTTTTTGCCGGTTATTCCGAAGTGGGCCAGGCCAACATCGGGCCGCACATGTTGGATGAGATCTATGTCCGTGGCGACGGATTTCCCTTCGGATCTACCGTGGGCTTCACATTGGGTAACACAGCCGTAAGCGACGACCTGCGCCCGGAGCGCGTGAAATCCAAGGAAGCCGGTGTGGAAATGGGATTTATAGATGGAAGGATCAGCCTGCAGTTCACGTACTACGACCAGCTTTCACTGGACCAAACGATCACGGCGGGCCTGTCGAACTCCACGGGATACAGTGGCTACCTCATCAATTCGGGCAAGGTTTCCAACAAAGGCTATGAAATCGATCTGAAATTATTGCCGCTCCGTTCCGCGGATTTCCGTTGGGAAATCGGGCTGAATTATGCCAACCGTGATAATAAAGTGATAGAAATCAGCGCCGACCTTACGGAGCTTGCACTTACCACCGCCGCCGGCAACGCTTATGTGGCCGCAATCCCTGGCCAGCCTTACCCCATGCTGAAGTCGACCGTTTACGAAAAGCATAACGGTAAAATCATCGTTGACGCGGAAACCGGCATGCCAAGCCGCGCCAGTGGTTATTTCCTGGTCGGGAATACCAATCCCCGGCACATCGTAGGTATTAATACCAACTTCCAGTGGAAGAGCCTGCGTTTCACCGCGCTGGCCGAACACCGGAGCGGTTACTCCGTTTACCACGATATCGGTTCGGACCTTGATTTTACAGGCGCCTCGGCCGTCAGCGCTTCCTATAACCGCGAACGGTTCATCTTCCCCAATTCCGTTTACGAATCTCCCGCCGGATCAGGGAAATATGTGGATAACAACAATGTACTGGTGATGGACGGGAACTATGATTTCTGGCCCGAAAGCGCCTACCGTACTTCCATCGGCGAAAACTACGTAACATCCGGCGCCTTCTGGAAACTACGCGAAGTAAGCCTTTCCTACGACTTGCCGGAAAACTTGCTGGCCAGAATCAAATTCATCAAACGGGTATCCGTGGGGCTCACCGGGCGAAATCTCGTAACCTGGCTTCCCAGGTCGAACCAATACACCGACCCGGAATTCAACTTCACCGCCGGCAACGCGGTGGGGATGAACGACTACCGTCAGACGCCGCCTACCCGCATGTACGGTTTCAACGTTTCTGTTAATTTTTAA
- a CDS encoding Ldh family oxidoreductase, with protein sequence MEQILPYGQLKTFTRDVFLKMGCSAGHAELAAVVLLSADLRGIDSHGVARLSGYVRLWEAGRINPTPDIRIVHETPSTAVVDGDGGLGLVVAPFAMQVAIDKAKIAGTGWVSVRHSNHFGIAGYHAMMALEQDMIGMAMTNASPLVAPTFATERMLGTNPIAVAIPAGEQPPFVADFATTTAANGKLEILQRKELEAPTGWVQDKDGNASTNPNELKSGGALLPLGGDREHGSHKGYCLGSVVDIFSAVLSGANYGPWAPPFVSFLPLPPDPVGKGLGHFFGAMRVDAFRPADDFKSHMDTWINRFRNAKTVEGKEKVLIPGDPEREMQAYRMDAGIPLLGPVMKDLGEVAKKFEINF encoded by the coding sequence ATGGAGCAGATTTTACCGTATGGGCAACTAAAAACGTTTACCCGCGATGTTTTCCTGAAAATGGGCTGTTCTGCCGGACATGCGGAACTGGCGGCCGTAGTATTATTGTCTGCCGACCTTAGGGGAATTGATTCTCATGGGGTTGCGCGGCTAAGTGGCTATGTGCGCCTTTGGGAAGCCGGCCGCATCAATCCAACACCGGATATCCGGATCGTGCACGAAACGCCGTCGACTGCGGTGGTGGACGGAGACGGAGGGCTTGGCCTGGTGGTGGCGCCTTTTGCTATGCAGGTGGCTATCGATAAAGCGAAGATCGCCGGCACCGGATGGGTGAGCGTCCGCCATTCCAATCACTTCGGAATTGCGGGGTATCACGCCATGATGGCGTTGGAACAGGATATGATCGGCATGGCGATGACCAATGCCAGCCCACTGGTAGCACCTACTTTCGCAACGGAGCGCATGCTGGGTACCAATCCTATCGCTGTAGCCATTCCGGCAGGGGAGCAGCCGCCTTTCGTGGCCGATTTCGCGACTACGACGGCGGCTAATGGAAAATTGGAGATCCTCCAGCGCAAGGAGCTGGAAGCGCCGACCGGGTGGGTTCAGGACAAAGATGGAAACGCGAGCACCAATCCCAACGAGCTGAAGAGCGGCGGCGCGTTGCTGCCCCTCGGCGGCGACCGCGAGCACGGAAGCCACAAAGGCTATTGCCTGGGATCGGTGGTAGATATTTTTTCGGCAGTGCTCTCCGGCGCCAACTACGGCCCCTGGGCGCCTCCGTTCGTCAGCTTCCTCCCTTTGCCGCCAGATCCTGTGGGCAAAGGGCTCGGCCACTTCTTCGGCGCCATGCGCGTCGACGCTTTCCGGCCGGCCGACGATTTTAAGTCGCATATGGATACCTGGATCAACCGCTTCCGTAATGCCAAAACCGTGGAAGGAAAGGAAAAAGTCCTCATTCCCGGAGATCCCGAACGCGAAATGCAGGCCTACAGAATGGATGCAGGCATCCCGCTCCTCGGTCCCGTGATGAAAGACCTCGGCGAAGTAGCGAAAAAATTTGAAATCAATTTTTAA
- a CDS encoding DUF3467 domain-containing protein, translated as MENQDEQQQLNIELSEEIADGTYANLAIITHSPSEFVVDFINVMPGLPKAKVKSRIILTPQHAKRLMKALVDNVKKYESAHGTIQDQEPVSLPMNFGGPSAQA; from the coding sequence ATGGAAAATCAAGATGAGCAGCAACAGCTGAATATTGAACTGAGCGAGGAAATAGCAGACGGAACGTATGCCAACCTGGCGATTATCACGCATTCTCCGTCAGAGTTTGTGGTGGATTTTATTAATGTGATGCCGGGCCTGCCAAAGGCGAAGGTAAAGTCGAGAATCATTTTGACTCCGCAACACGCCAAGCGCCTCATGAAAGCGCTGGTGGATAATGTGAAAAAATATGAATCCGCTCATGGCACCATTCAGGACCAGGAACCGGTTTCCTTACCGATGAACTTTGGCGGTCCTTCCGCTCAGGCATAA